In Candidatus Nitronauta litoralis, one DNA window encodes the following:
- a CDS encoding DEAD/DEAH box helicase → MTNLATAPDEKGFASLNLITPICKAVQEEQYLTPTPIQLKAIPYLLRGRDMMACAQTGTGKTAAFALPILQRLQKTSRAQHKRGIRALVLTPTRELAVQISENFEIYGRHLNFRHLVVYGGVSLNNQIRSIKRGVDILVATPGRLLDLIRQGHLKLHDVELFVLDEADRMMDMGFLPDVKTIESKLHPDRQSMMFSATLPDEIEKLSRQFLKDPVKIVVDPPSSTVEKIDQRLLYVDRENKSALLESVLQDETIERALVFTRTKHGANKVAKSLSKNRIRAEAFHGNKSQAARTQALEKFRSGRARVLVATDVASRGLDVDGITHVINYELPNEPASYVHRIGRTARAGATGIAISFCDAGERFFLRNIQKEIQKELDVIGGHPFPSRISPVRSGKGKNGGPENKEGAPKRTKRNRSAKSNGWKPSRYKGKKNPGNSNRPSRRKP, encoded by the coding sequence ATGACAAATTTAGCGACGGCCCCTGACGAAAAGGGGTTTGCTTCTTTGAACCTGATCACCCCTATTTGCAAGGCGGTGCAGGAAGAACAATATTTAACACCCACCCCGATTCAGTTAAAAGCGATCCCTTATTTGTTGAGGGGACGCGATATGATGGCATGCGCCCAGACGGGGACTGGAAAAACAGCGGCATTTGCACTTCCTATATTGCAGCGACTCCAGAAAACGTCCCGCGCGCAGCATAAAAGAGGAATCCGTGCCCTGGTTCTGACTCCAACGCGGGAACTGGCTGTTCAGATCAGTGAAAACTTTGAAATTTACGGTCGCCACCTGAACTTTCGGCATCTGGTTGTTTACGGAGGCGTGAGTCTCAACAACCAGATCCGCAGTATCAAAAGAGGGGTGGATATTCTGGTTGCCACTCCTGGAAGATTGCTTGATCTCATTCGACAGGGCCATCTCAAGTTGCATGATGTTGAGTTATTTGTTCTGGATGAAGCGGATCGTATGATGGATATGGGGTTTCTACCCGATGTGAAGACTATTGAATCCAAGCTACATCCTGATCGACAGTCCATGATGTTTTCGGCAACCCTGCCAGATGAAATTGAAAAGTTGTCCCGGCAATTTCTCAAGGATCCTGTCAAAATTGTGGTGGACCCGCCTTCCAGTACGGTTGAAAAAATCGACCAGCGTTTGTTGTATGTTGATCGCGAAAATAAAAGTGCGCTGCTGGAATCCGTATTGCAGGATGAAACTATTGAGCGGGCTCTGGTCTTCACGAGAACAAAGCACGGTGCGAATAAGGTTGCTAAAAGCTTGAGCAAAAACCGGATCCGTGCTGAAGCGTTTCATGGAAATAAATCTCAAGCGGCCCGGACTCAGGCTTTGGAAAAATTTCGTTCAGGCAGGGCGAGAGTGCTGGTGGCCACCGATGTTGCTTCGCGAGGGCTTGATGTGGATGGAATCACACATGTCATTAATTATGAATTACCCAATGAGCCAGCGAGCTATGTTCACCGAATTGGGAGAACCGCCCGTGCTGGTGCTACCGGAATCGCGATTTCATTTTGTGATGCTGGAGAACGGTTTTTTCTAAGGAATATCCAGAAAGAAATTCAAAAAGAATTGGATGTGATCGGCGGTCACCCTTTTCCATCAAGAATTTCCCCTGTTCGTTCTGGGAAAGGAAAGAATGGAGGTCCTGAAAATAAAGAAGGGGCTCCTAAGCGAACAAAAAGGAATAGATCCGCTAAAAGTAACGGTTGGAAACCCTCTCGTTACAAGGGGAAGAAAAACCCTGGAAACAGCAATCGCCCCTCCAGACGAAAACCATAA
- a CDS encoding cold-shock protein — MPVGKVKWFNESKGYGFIESEEGEDLFVHFSEIQVDGFKTLSEGQTVEFEKSMGQKGPQASKVVPR; from the coding sequence ATGCCAGTAGGAAAAGTTAAATGGTTTAACGAAAGCAAAGGGTACGGTTTTATTGAGTCTGAAGAAGGCGAAGACCTGTTTGTTCACTTCTCTGAAATTCAGGTTGACGGATTCAAGACCCTGAGCGAAGGCCAGACTGTAGAATTCGAAAAATCAATGGGCCAGAAAGGACCACAAGCATCTAAAGTGGTACCCCGTTAA
- a CDS encoding dienelactone hydrolase family protein, producing the protein MKYLFSILILLVLLTPAQADVKTEEIQYTVDGTQLTGFLAYDETGGKRPGVLVVHEWWGHNQHARNRAIKLAEAGYTALAVDMYGDGKLADHPKKAGEFMTAAFKDWAGSQAKFNAAKKILQNHKTVDSEHIASIGFCFGGAVSLRMAREGADLDAVVGFHSALPLEPAVQKGAIKAAILVLNGADDGFLKPETFGTFSKDMKTTGADFTYVSMAGVKHSFTNPQADEFRKKFDIGALEYNKQADERSWKTMLDFFKRVFGK; encoded by the coding sequence ATGAAATACCTTTTTTCAATTTTAATATTGTTAGTTCTTTTGACCCCGGCCCAAGCCGATGTCAAAACTGAGGAGATCCAATACACGGTGGATGGAACCCAACTCACTGGTTTTCTGGCTTATGATGAAACAGGGGGAAAACGTCCAGGTGTGCTGGTGGTCCATGAGTGGTGGGGGCATAACCAGCATGCCCGAAACCGTGCCATAAAACTTGCCGAAGCGGGATACACAGCCCTGGCAGTCGACATGTATGGAGACGGCAAACTGGCCGACCATCCCAAAAAAGCGGGAGAGTTCATGACGGCTGCTTTCAAGGACTGGGCCGGATCACAGGCAAAGTTCAATGCTGCTAAAAAAATCCTTCAGAACCACAAAACCGTGGATTCAGAACATATAGCTTCAATCGGATTTTGTTTTGGTGGCGCGGTTTCATTGCGAATGGCCCGCGAAGGAGCGGACCTTGATGCCGTTGTCGGTTTTCACAGCGCTCTTCCTCTGGAGCCTGCTGTCCAAAAGGGAGCGATCAAGGCAGCCATCCTTGTTCTAAATGGCGCGGATGATGGATTCCTGAAACCGGAAACTTTCGGTACCTTCTCAAAAGACATGAAGACTACTGGAGCTGACTTCACCTATGTCAGCATGGCTGGTGTCAAGCACAGCTTCACCAACCCACAGGCAGATGAGTTTCGGAAAAAATTTGATATCGGTGCATTGGAATATAATAAACAGGCCGACGAACGTTCCTGGAAAACGATGCTCGATTTTTTCAAACGTGTTTTCGGGAAGTAA
- a CDS encoding methyltransferase domain-containing protein — translation MNVDEAKLHDLMFGIVGDLGAASSAVLVVIGQKLGLYQALANNGPCTAEELAQHTKTASRYILEWASAQAASGYMDYNAENKTFNLNPEQATVFADEESPFFMGGGFHSIASLYHDEAKVTEAFKTGEGVSWGSHDSELFCGVAKFFKPTYKGHLLQDWIPALEGVEEKLKQGIQVADVGCGYGISTIMMAEAFPNSRFFGFDFHEPSIDQAKKLKAEKGIENVSFEAAKAKDFGGGAYGLVTFFDCLHDMGDPAGAAKHVFEKLDPDGTWMIVEPFAHDSLEENLNPIGRVYYSFSTTVCTPSSLSQEVALGLGAQAGEKRLREVVESGGFTKFRRATETPFNLVLEARR, via the coding sequence TTGAATGTCGACGAGGCAAAACTACACGATTTAATGTTTGGAATCGTAGGGGATCTCGGAGCGGCTTCCAGTGCGGTACTCGTGGTGATTGGTCAGAAACTTGGGTTGTACCAGGCACTTGCAAACAATGGTCCCTGTACGGCTGAAGAACTTGCGCAACATACGAAAACTGCATCCCGTTATATTCTTGAATGGGCGTCGGCTCAGGCGGCTTCGGGTTATATGGACTATAACGCTGAAAACAAAACGTTTAATTTAAACCCGGAGCAAGCTACGGTTTTCGCTGATGAGGAAAGTCCTTTTTTCATGGGAGGTGGATTCCATTCAATTGCCTCGCTTTACCACGATGAGGCCAAGGTGACCGAAGCATTTAAAACAGGGGAGGGGGTTTCCTGGGGAAGCCATGACTCCGAACTATTCTGCGGTGTCGCCAAATTCTTTAAACCTACATACAAGGGGCACCTGCTTCAAGACTGGATTCCTGCTCTGGAAGGTGTCGAAGAAAAGTTAAAGCAGGGAATACAGGTTGCAGATGTAGGCTGTGGTTACGGAATTTCCACGATCATGATGGCAGAGGCTTTCCCCAATAGCCGGTTTTTTGGCTTCGATTTCCACGAGCCTTCCATCGACCAGGCGAAAAAGCTGAAAGCCGAAAAGGGAATCGAAAATGTTTCTTTTGAAGCCGCGAAGGCCAAAGATTTTGGTGGAGGAGCCTACGGCCTGGTTACTTTCTTCGATTGCTTGCATGATATGGGGGATCCTGCCGGAGCCGCAAAGCACGTTTTCGAAAAGCTGGATCCAGACGGAACCTGGATGATTGTGGAACCCTTTGCCCATGACAGCCTGGAAGAAAACTTGAACCCGATCGGACGGGTTTACTATTCATTTTCCACTACGGTTTGTACACCGTCGTCGCTTAGTCAGGAAGTCGCGCTTGGGTTGGGCGCACAGGCCGGTGAGAAAAGATTGCGGGAAGTAGTGGAGTCGGGTGGTTTTACAAAATTCCGCAGAGCAACCGAAACCCCGTTCAACCTGGTGTTGGAAGCTCGACGATGA
- a CDS encoding aminotransferase class I/II-fold pyridoxal phosphate-dependent enzyme, producing MEEQLETIRTIDNSFSFNLEGKSKASTFEFPEHGGDPAVFKPYSNGSLDNLLDFSVCLNPMGPPESLAHTILGAIHRTGAYPAPFANSLKLRLGDYFGLKPENFLVTHGSTQLIYTLPELWKPSQSVCIIAPCFSEYEKSFELRGIETHFFLLDPEKDFDLRWEVLEPYLKSIENLGGVILGHPASPSGTLCNKDLIEKLLRFTNKNQNFLIVDETFIDFTEQENFLPEIIHDNPYLILIRTFSKFFSIPGIRLGYGIMNPSIQKQLENFIPPWSAGSIELEVGLMCLDETEYMKETRKFLAKERARIGDLLNSFSTVQLFPSDSCSLLFKLTDNSIYPETLYKNLFKENILIRNCGNFRGLNHRFFRVGIRTKDENTSLINALKSCLG from the coding sequence GTGGAAGAACAGTTGGAAACTATCCGCACAATAGACAATTCTTTCTCGTTTAATCTTGAGGGAAAGTCCAAAGCCTCTACATTTGAGTTTCCAGAACATGGTGGCGATCCTGCTGTCTTTAAGCCCTATAGCAATGGGAGTTTAGACAACTTGCTCGATTTCAGTGTCTGCCTCAATCCAATGGGCCCTCCTGAATCCCTGGCACATACTATTTTAGGTGCAATTCACAGAACAGGAGCCTACCCTGCCCCCTTTGCCAACTCCTTAAAATTACGACTTGGCGACTATTTCGGCCTCAAGCCCGAGAATTTTCTTGTTACTCACGGCTCCACGCAACTGATTTACACGTTGCCGGAATTGTGGAAACCTTCGCAATCCGTTTGTATCATCGCGCCCTGCTTCTCTGAATATGAAAAGTCTTTCGAGTTACGTGGAATCGAAACCCATTTCTTCCTGCTTGATCCAGAAAAAGATTTTGATCTGCGATGGGAAGTATTGGAACCCTATTTAAAATCAATAGAAAATCTTGGCGGAGTTATTCTGGGCCATCCTGCGTCCCCAAGCGGCACCCTATGCAACAAAGATCTAATTGAAAAGTTACTGAGATTCACAAACAAAAATCAGAATTTCCTCATCGTAGATGAAACGTTCATCGATTTCACCGAACAAGAAAATTTCCTTCCAGAAATAATACACGACAATCCCTATCTCATTCTGATCCGTACTTTCTCAAAATTTTTCAGCATCCCCGGAATACGTCTTGGATACGGAATAATGAACCCTTCCATCCAGAAACAACTGGAAAATTTCATACCGCCCTGGTCTGCAGGGTCTATAGAACTCGAGGTGGGATTGATGTGCCTGGACGAAACCGAGTACATGAAAGAGACGAGAAAGTTTCTTGCAAAAGAAAGAGCGCGCATTGGTGACCTTTTAAATTCGTTCTCAACTGTACAACTATTCCCTTCTGATTCGTGTTCGTTATTGTTCAAGTTAACCGACAACTCCATTTACCCAGAAACCTTATATAAAAACCTCTTCAAAGAAAATATCCTGATTCGAAATTGTGGCAATTTCAGGGGACTCAACCACAGGTTCTTCCGGGTAGGCATTCGCACAAAGGATGAAAATACTTCGTTGATCAACGCTTTAAAATCATGCCTGGGATGA
- the cobD gene encoding cobalamin biosynthesis protein CobD, whose protein sequence is MTSETFALISIAFLLDLVLGDPRKFPHPVKGIGWLAARMENLTRKFFSAFTAGTISTLTVVGVAYGIIWFLLEGATLIHPTVNFVVEAFLIYTTLSVRSLFDESRPVFQSLKSGDLPAARNWLSRIVGRDTANLNQNEISRATVETISESYVDGVLAPLLFAFIGGAPLAMGYKAVNTLDSMFGYRNQRYREFGTFPARLDDVANWVPARLSAVLLPVATFITGHNGWRALTTALRDGRKHLSPNSGFPEAAMAGALGVQLGGTSSYQGTRVSKPTLGESTRDIEQDDIKQSQIIMLTASVLAVFLFCIVSLLIH, encoded by the coding sequence ATGACCTCTGAAACGTTCGCCCTCATTTCAATAGCGTTCCTGCTTGACCTGGTTTTGGGAGACCCCAGAAAGTTTCCCCATCCGGTAAAGGGAATCGGATGGCTCGCGGCTCGAATGGAAAATCTTACCCGTAAGTTTTTCTCTGCTTTCACTGCAGGCACCATCAGCACTTTGACTGTGGTTGGTGTCGCATATGGGATAATCTGGTTTTTGCTTGAAGGCGCGACGCTAATTCATCCTACGGTAAATTTCGTAGTCGAAGCTTTTTTGATATACACCACCTTGTCCGTAAGAAGTCTTTTTGACGAAAGTCGTCCGGTCTTCCAATCATTAAAGTCCGGAGACCTGCCTGCTGCGAGGAACTGGTTATCCCGAATTGTGGGTCGCGATACTGCTAACTTAAACCAGAATGAAATCTCGCGCGCCACGGTTGAAACCATTTCAGAAAGTTATGTTGATGGCGTGCTCGCCCCGTTGCTATTTGCCTTTATCGGAGGCGCTCCTCTGGCAATGGGCTATAAGGCGGTCAACACCCTCGACTCGATGTTTGGCTATCGAAACCAACGTTATCGCGAATTCGGAACCTTTCCGGCTCGTCTGGATGATGTCGCCAACTGGGTACCGGCCAGGCTCTCTGCCGTATTACTCCCTGTTGCCACCTTCATTACAGGTCATAACGGATGGAGGGCATTAACCACCGCCCTTCGCGATGGACGCAAACACCTGAGCCCAAATTCAGGGTTCCCCGAAGCTGCCATGGCAGGGGCTTTAGGTGTTCAACTGGGCGGCACATCCAGCTATCAAGGTACTCGGGTATCAAAACCCACGCTGGGTGAATCAACTCGTGACATTGAACAAGATGACATCAAGCAGAGCCAAATCATAATGCTCACGGCATCTGTTCTTGCTGTTTTTTTGTTTTGCATTGTTTCACTTTTAATCCATTAA
- a CDS encoding TonB-dependent receptor: protein MTRFKCFILILALISTDCITATPVPAADNQSTLPEIKVLATRTNAKNTEASAITVITQEEIREKNHFQVLEILREQVGVSAVQTGAFGAPSSIFMRGANSDATLVMIDGVQANSNTLGAFDFSNLNLDNVERIEILRGAQSTLWGSDAVGGVINIVTKKGTGQEPEHFFGVEGGTFGTTKVKAGSGGDLDFLDYSVTASRTDTEGFSTVNKRRGALENDDYENTTVSTRIGKNFLGDGRIDFIGRYTQSANDFDNSFQIADNNSSSQTDQWYLAVPVEKQLTDWWHARLNMNYGQNEVNTRSAFPSLILSRSYTADLQNNFRINDNFSVVAGFEHQTTNAQNFSNGLKGENHAQGYYTQLNFNYDDRLFLSAGFRQTINSIYDDALTYKFEGAYKLNRYGTKIRGAYATAFRVPTFNQLFFPGFGNPNLVPEDTDSWEVGLRQEFFDGRIVIDTTYFDADYNNLIIAQFLNGMFGAFQVDNATANGFETTGSFQIHQTFRVSATHTYVDTQDINTRSQLPRRPENIYTFNLHWTPWDCFDALFGVHTRGSAFSSFPARSRVNGNTVGRIALALRPMKNLEFTARIENIWDEDYEVAIPFGTQGRSGFVGMNFRFN from the coding sequence ATGACCAGATTCAAATGTTTCATCCTGATACTTGCATTAATCAGCACCGACTGTATTACAGCCACACCTGTTCCCGCAGCTGACAATCAAAGCACCCTGCCTGAAATCAAAGTACTGGCTACGCGAACCAACGCCAAAAACACAGAAGCCTCAGCCATCACCGTAATCACACAGGAGGAAATCCGCGAGAAAAATCACTTTCAAGTATTGGAAATTTTGAGAGAACAAGTGGGGGTTTCAGCAGTCCAAACCGGAGCTTTCGGTGCACCCTCCAGCATATTTATGCGCGGCGCAAACTCCGATGCAACCCTGGTGATGATCGACGGGGTCCAGGCAAACTCCAATACCTTGGGGGCTTTCGATTTCTCCAACCTGAACCTGGACAATGTCGAGCGGATTGAAATTCTGCGAGGAGCACAAAGTACGCTTTGGGGATCAGATGCGGTCGGCGGTGTTATAAATATTGTCACCAAAAAAGGCACTGGACAAGAACCTGAACATTTTTTCGGAGTAGAAGGAGGCACCTTCGGAACAACCAAAGTCAAGGCAGGCAGCGGAGGCGACCTCGATTTTCTGGATTATTCCGTCACAGCTTCGCGAACCGACACCGAGGGTTTCTCTACGGTCAATAAACGGCGTGGTGCCTTGGAAAATGACGACTATGAAAACACCACCGTGTCCACCCGCATCGGAAAAAACTTTCTGGGTGATGGACGCATAGATTTCATCGGCAGATACACGCAGTCTGCCAATGACTTTGACAATTCCTTTCAAATTGCAGACAACAACTCCAGCAGTCAGACAGATCAATGGTATCTCGCCGTTCCGGTAGAGAAACAACTCACCGACTGGTGGCATGCCCGTCTCAACATGAACTACGGACAAAATGAAGTGAATACAAGAAGTGCCTTCCCTTCATTAATCCTCAGCCGATCCTACACCGCAGACCTTCAGAATAATTTTCGCATAAACGACAACTTTTCAGTCGTCGCCGGATTTGAGCACCAGACTACCAATGCTCAAAATTTTTCCAATGGCCTCAAAGGTGAAAACCATGCACAAGGGTATTACACTCAGTTAAATTTTAACTATGATGATCGATTGTTCCTTTCCGCAGGCTTCAGGCAAACTATCAATTCAATTTACGACGATGCCCTGACATATAAATTTGAGGGAGCTTACAAGCTCAACAGGTACGGAACCAAAATTCGCGGGGCCTACGCTACCGCATTCAGGGTTCCGACATTCAATCAGCTTTTCTTCCCAGGATTTGGCAACCCCAATCTGGTTCCGGAAGATACCGACAGCTGGGAAGTCGGTTTACGGCAGGAATTTTTTGACGGACGTATCGTGATCGACACCACCTACTTTGATGCTGATTACAATAATCTGATCATTGCTCAATTTCTAAATGGAATGTTCGGAGCGTTTCAGGTAGACAATGCCACCGCCAATGGATTTGAAACCACTGGTAGTTTTCAAATCCATCAGACATTCCGAGTGAGCGCTACCCACACTTACGTGGACACACAAGACATCAACACACGCAGTCAGCTTCCTCGTCGACCGGAAAATATTTACACATTCAATCTTCACTGGACACCCTGGGATTGTTTTGACGCTTTGTTTGGTGTACACACCCGAGGCTCAGCCTTCAGTTCCTTCCCCGCTAGAAGTCGGGTAAATGGGAATACCGTTGGCAGGATTGCACTTGCGTTACGTCCCATGAAAAACCTGGAATTTACCGCACGTATTGAGAACATCTGGGACGAAGATTATGAAGTCGCTATTCCATTTGGTACACAAGGGAGATCCGGTTTTGTTGGAATGAATTTCCGATTTAACTAA
- a CDS encoding FABP family protein has protein sequence MDQDIIDKLGPLGKLAGIWEGDKGDDTAPSGNRETENNKFRERMTFDPFGPVNNHEQELFGLRYSTTAWKIGSDSPFHEELGYWLWDEANRQAMRCFIVPRGVNVLAGGTVKEGADSFELSAKAGSDTYGICSNLFLDKEFKTVNYLLKVTFHPDQSFSYEEDTQIQIKGKPDLFHHIDKNTLTKVT, from the coding sequence ATGGATCAGGATATCATTGACAAACTCGGTCCCTTGGGAAAGCTTGCTGGAATCTGGGAAGGAGATAAAGGAGACGACACAGCTCCTTCCGGAAACCGGGAAACAGAAAATAATAAATTCAGGGAACGCATGACGTTTGATCCATTTGGCCCTGTAAATAATCATGAGCAGGAACTATTTGGCCTCCGCTATTCGACGACGGCGTGGAAAATTGGCTCAGACAGCCCTTTCCATGAAGAATTGGGTTACTGGCTCTGGGATGAAGCCAATCGCCAAGCCATGCGCTGCTTTATTGTCCCTAGAGGAGTGAATGTTCTGGCAGGCGGAACTGTTAAAGAAGGTGCCGACTCATTTGAACTGTCTGCCAAGGCCGGTTCCGATACCTATGGAATTTGCTCAAACTTGTTTCTCGACAAGGAGTTCAAGACTGTAAACTATTTATTGAAAGTAACATTTCACCCGGATCAAAGCTTCAGTTATGAAGAAGATACCCAGATCCAGATCAAGGGGAAACCCGACCTGTTCCATCACATCGATAAAAATACCCTGACGAAAGTTACCTGA